One segment of Solanum lycopersicum chromosome 1, SLM_r2.1 DNA contains the following:
- the LOC101243743 gene encoding probable serine/threonine-protein kinase WNK9: MNGVTHTEPEISEFVEVDPTGRYGRYNEILGKGASKTVYRAFDEYEGIEVAWNQVKLYDFLQSPEDLERLYCEIHLLKTLKHKNIMTFYTSWVDPANRNINFVTEMFTSGTLRQYRLKHKRVNIRAVKRWCRQILNGLLYLHSHDPPVIHRDLKCDNIFINGNQGEVKIGDLGLAAILRKSHAAHCVGTPEFMAPEVYEEEYNELVDIYSFGMCILEMVTFEYPYSECTHPAQIYKKVMSGKKPDALYQVKDPEIRQFVEKCLATVSLRLSARELLDDPFLRTDDSESDLRHTESRRELDYMNPLLRKPVIALDYEGKSFGNGTYNDYGFDDIHEWASDPNEYEQTGIELFEYNDDEHDEHSADLDITIKGKRKEDGSIFLRLRIADKEGRIRNIYFPFDVEYDTALTVATEMVSELDITDQDVTKIADMIDGEISKLEPDWKPGPGIVETPRFANSSFCHNCSSNNSSVGSFMNFLSKNPVAQNLQLAECNGCAATHGRFEEVTYQNNSPRPIGSTYSDEPASSSHINGVHYNLFKMNGFHHTEIWDRHESFECSSVGSEESHSLEGGEKLYHDPSTEGQKEAGPKSELTSGVKSLDRSLSNPRSLGEIPASYEISEYEHLIEQEMRWLKANYQIKLRELKDQHLGLPPKASKPPTGSSKRKKKTKNKNSCLETLLKSSDCGKTISSESNGLSCPISVSQRARKCEAIKGSPNVRDMVSSAKSFFTRTLLPNSLHRTTSLPVDAVDI; encoded by the exons atgaatGGTGTTACACATACAGAACCAGAAATTTCTGAATTTGTTGAAGTTGATCCAACTGGTAGATATGGCAGA TATAATGAAATTCTTGGAAAAGGAGCTTCAAAAACTGT TTATAGAGCATTTGATGAATATGAAGGGATTGAAGTTGCTTGGAATCAAGTGAAGCTTTATGATTTCTTACAAAGTCCTGAAGATCTTGAGAGGCTTTACTGTGAAATTCATTTGCTCAAGACTTTGAAGCACAAAAATATCATGACATTTTATACTTCTTGGGTGGATCCTGCTAACAGGAACATCAATTTTGTTACTGAAATGTTCACTTCTGGAACTCTTAGACA GTATAGGCTGAAACACAAAAGAGTCAATATTAGAGCAGTAAAGCGCTGGTGCAGACAGATCCTGAATGGGCTTCTCTATCTTCATAGTCATGACCCCCCTGTAATCCATAGAGATCTTAAGTGTGATAACATCTTTATCAATGGAAACCAAGGAGAAGTGAAAATTGGAGATCTTGGCCTTGCTGCTATTCTGCGAAAATCGCATGCTGCTCATTGTGTTG GTACGCCTGAGTTCATGGCACCGGAAGTTTACGAGGAGGAATACAATGAACTAGTTGACATATATTCTTTTGGTATGTGCATATTAGAAATGGTTACTTTTGAGTACCCATATAGTGAGTGCACCCATCCAGCTCAGATCTACAAGAAAGTGATGTCT GGGAAAAAACCAGACGCGTTGTACCAAGTGAAGGATCCTGAGATACGTCAATTCGTTGAAAAATGTTTGGCCACCGTGTCTCTAAGGCTCTCAGCAAGAGAGCTTCTGGATGACCCTTTTCTCCGGACTGATGATAGTGAATCAGATTTAAGACATACAGAGTCTAGGAGAGAACTAGATTATATGAACCCTCTGCTAAGGAAGCCTGTCATCGCACTAGATTATGAAGGAAAATCATTTGGTAATGGCACCTACAATGATTATGGTTTTGATGATATACATGAATGGGCATCTGATCCAAATGAATACGAGCAAACTGGAATTGAACTGTTTGAGTATAACGATGATGAACACGATGAACATTCCGCAGATTTGGATATAACTATTAAAgggaagagaaaagaagatggAAGCATCTTCTTAAGACTCAGAATTGCAGACAAAGAAG GCCGTATCAGGAACATCTATTTCCCATTTGATGTTGAATATGATACAGCATTAACTGTTGCAACTGAAATGGTATCCGAATTGGATATAACTGATCAAGATGTTACAAAAATCGCCGATATGATTGATGGTGAGATTTCCAAATTAGAACCCGATTGGAAGCCAGGGCCAGGAATCGTAGAAACCCCTCGCTTTGCAAATTCTAGCTTCTGTCACAACTGTTCGTCCAACAATTCCTCTGTCGGTTCGTTCATGAATTTCCTATCTAAAAATCCAGTTGCTCAGAATTTGCAGCTAGCAGAATGCAATGGATGTGCTGCTACACATGGTCGGTTTGAAGAGGTTACCTATCAAAATAATAGTCCTCGGCCTATTGGTTCGACTTATTCTGATGAACCAGCATCATCAAGCCATATTAATGGTGTCCATTACAACTTGTTCAAAATGAATGGCTTCCATCACACAGAGATTTGGGATCGGCATGAAAGCTTTGAATGCAGTTCAGTGGGATCCGAGGAGAGTCATTCCCTTGAAGGAGGTGAGAAATTGTATCACGACCCTTCAACAGAAGGTCAGAAAGAGGCTGGACCAAAGAGTGAGCTTACATCAGGTGTAAAAAGTTTAGACAGATCTTTATCAAATCCCCGTTCTTTAGGTGAAATTCCTGCGTCATACGAAATATCTGAGTATGAGCACTTGATTGAGCAGGAAATGAGATGGCTCAAAGCAAACTACCAGATAAAATTGAGGGAGCTAAAAGATCAACACTTGGGACTTCCACCTAAAGCTTCAAAGCCTCCTACAGGTTCCTCTAAGCGGAAAAAGAAGACGAAGAATAAGAACTCATGTCTTGAAACTCTACTAAAGTCTTCTGATTGTGGCAAGACCATTAGTTCAGAATCAAATGGACTTAGCTGCCCCATTTCGGTATCCCAAAGGGCCCGAAAATGTGAGGCGATCAAAGGTTCCCCGAATGTCAGAGACATGGTTAGTTCTGCAAAGAGTTTCTTCACTAGAACATTGCTTCCTAACTCACTTCACAGAACAACATCCTTACCAGTTGATGCTGTTGATATATAA